Proteins encoded together in one Vitis vinifera cultivar Pinot Noir 40024 chromosome 4, ASM3070453v1 window:
- the LOC100248809 gene encoding WUSCHEL-related homeobox 13, with protein sequence MEWEKQEQHHHHRHHHQQEELEQNANVNGNGNGGVFYVKVMTDAQVEILRKQISVYATICEQLVEMHKSLTSHQDLAGVRLGNLYCDPLMTSTGHKISARQRWTPTPVQLQILERIFDQGYGTPSKQKIKEITSDLSQHGQISETNVYNWFQNRRAQSKRKQLITMPNNAESEVATEVESPKDQKTKSENFLPQQNSASRPEDLCFQNPEIGSRLHFLDQQTHKEENIFPSDGGIKPSGNPSQVAFYAGNDHQIGKMEVPGSYNPYQHTEDYSMTG encoded by the exons ATGGAGTGGGAGAAGCAAGAACAACACCATCaccaccgccaccaccaccaACAAGAAGAACTGGAGCAGAATGCAAATgtaaatggaaatggaaatgggGGTGTATTTTACGTGAAGGTGATGACGGACGCCCAAGTGGAAATTCTGAGGAAGCAGATATCTGTGTATGCTACCATATGTGAACAGCTGGTTGAGATGCATAAATCACTCACTTCTCACCAAGATCTTGCAG GAGTCAGACTGGGAAATCTATattgtgacccattaatgacaTCTACTGGTCACAAAATTTCTGCCAGACAGCGGTGGACTCCGACACCAGTGCAGCTTCAAATTCTTGAGCGTATTTTTGATCAAGGATATGGTACTCCAAGCAAGCAAAAGATCAAAGAGATAACCTCTGATTTGAGCCAGCATGGCCAAATTTCTGAAACAAATGTCTATAATTGGTTCCAGAATAGGCGTGCACAATCAAAAAGAAAGCAATTGATTACAATGCCTAACAATGCTGAATCAGAAGTAGCGACGGAAGTTGAGTCACCTAAGGATCAGAAAACAAAGTCTGAGAATTTCCTCCCCCAACAGAACTCAGCTTCAAGGCCTGAGGATCTCTGCTTTCAGAACCCCGAGATAGGCTCTAGATTGCATTTCTTAGACCAACAGACCcataaagaagaaaacatatttcCATCAGATGGTGGAATAAAACCTTCTGGGAATCCAAGTCAAGTAGCTTTCTATGCAG GAAATGATCACCAAATTGGGAAGATGGAGGTTCCAGGGAGCTATAATCCATATCAACATACAGAAGACTACAGCATGACAGGATGA